TTTTTCTTCATATTTATATTTTTTGTTACTGATAATTAGTGTGTTGATTGTTGTTTTATAATTCTATTATAAAATGTTATATTCTTTATTATTGATCTAAAGTCAATAATATCAGTGTTTTAAACCCCGTAGGGCGAGTTTTTTAGGGGTTTTTCACCCCTGACCAACTCGCTTAATTTCTTAACACATTTCAGTACGCAACCAAAACTGCTTCTTAAGAATGCATTTTATCTTGAATATTTTATAACCTTCTACTTTCTCCATCAAGTTTAATTTGATTAAACATTTGATAAAAACGATCGTAAACTCTTACTCCATATCTTTTCTTTATTTCTTCAAAGCTTAAGTTTGAAGTTATAAAAGTCTTTGTTCCTTTGCTTATAAATTCATTATACCTATGTTCTAAAATCCTTATAAAAATATCTTCTTTCCCATAGTTTGAAGCTTCTTTTTCAGATCCTAAATCATCAAATAAATATGTGCCTTTAGTATAATATTTAATGATATAATCCTTTTTATTGCTTTCTGAAAGATTGAATTGTTGAATTACATTTTGGGTAGAAATCATAGGTACCCATAATTGTTTAATAGTATATAGTTTTGATATGTTCTGAATAATTTTAAAACTTGAAGTTTTGCCTGTACCATTATTTCCAAAAACAAATAACCCTTTATTTAAATCTCCATTATGTTTTGTTTCAAAAGTAGAATCTTGGGCAAAGTATTTACAAAAAGCGTTCAAAAATTGTTTATTATTATCATCTACTTCGAAAGATCTTCTTTTAATAGCATAATGCTTTTTTGCCTCTTTATTGAAAAGTTCTTTTAATTGATTTGTCGTCATAAAATTTTCTTTTTTTTGCGCAACTTTTTTTCTTTTTTCCACAATCATATTTTGAAGAATTTTGTGCACAGATTTTATACTCATGATTTTCTTAAAATTTTTAATTTTTTAAATAATTAAATTCTTTCTTTTTATATTTTCTTTCTTTGTATATTCTTTATTACTAAGTGTCTTGTTTTTTCCGTCACAGAAATTTACCGTGTCGGTGTTTTTCCGACACGGTAAAATCATTACTGGTTCAGAATTTAATATGTATGTGTTTGATGTAAATTTTCCAGATTTTCTTTTCTGTTTTTCTTTAATTATCCAACCAGAAACAATCAATTCTTTTAAATATTTCCTTAAAGTGTCAATTGAGTAGTTTAAGGCATTGGAAAGCTGACGATTGTAGTAAACCCAATCATGAGGTTTAGAACTCATATAAATGAATAAAAATCGGGCTCTGTCAGTAATATTATTATCATTAATTAATTCATTAGGAGCTATCGTAAAATTCTTTCGTATGTTATTCCTAACATTATTCATTTTTTTGGTTTTTGGAAATCTATTTTTGCGAATAGAGCTTTAAACCTACCTTTGTATTGTAGATTCGGTATAGATTAATACTGTTTTAAAGAAAAAGAAAATATTTAAAAACCTTAGAGCGGTCACTCTAAGATTTTCTGTTTTTAAGAGTGTAAGAGAGGGCTTCAGATTCTAGATCTTGTTTAGATTTTACTTCATTTTGAAGCATCCAAGATTCTAGTTTTTCTTTATTGAAGAAAATGCTTCCTCCATTAGGCTTGCTATGAGGGATTTCTTTAGCACTAGTAAGTTTATATAAATAACTGGGTTTATATCCGGTAAGGTCAGCAGCCTCTTCAATTGTTAAAACTTTTTTATTAAAAAGTAAAAGTTTTTCTATTCGTTCTAGTCTATTAATTAATTCAGGTGATACCATTTTCTTAGATTTAAATTAGAGTTAATTTTTATAACGGGTTTTTTAGATTCCGTTTTCTAAGGTCAAATAAAGTAAGAAAAATTAGGTGTAAGTTTTACCTATTCTAGATAGGTAAATAAAATCTAGTGTTAAGTAGTTTATTAATAGGGTTTATTTTTTTTATGCTTTTTTATTTTTAAACAACTTTAGGTAATTGTCCAATGAAGTAATGCCAAAATTCGTTGTTTTTTATTCTCAATTTTGTTTTGTCTTTCCAATAATATTTTACATTATCCTTACTAAATCCTTTTTCAATATTAGCAGAAAACATATTTTCAATTAATTTATACGTTTTATTTAAACCTGTTTTAATTAGGCCTAATTCATGCATCTTTAGAAAAATTTTGATAATATCAGAAGTATTTTTTTTCGGTATTGAATCTATATATATTAAAGATGTGTATTCAATATATTTAGACGAATACCCTTGATTTTTTTTCTTAGATCTATCAATACTGGTAAAATGATAAACGAGACTTTCTAAAGAGTTTGTAGTATGGCTTATATTATGAATTTCAAAGTATTTTGAAAATATTTTTAAAATAGTAGATTGATTCATGATGTACGTAAATTCTATTTTTTCATCTTCATGTATTTCATCTAGTAGATTAATTTCTTTAAGAAAAATATCTATTTCTTTTTTTAAATTATTTTCATCAAGTATTACACCTTTATTTGTTAATTGCAAATTGTTGTAAAGAATGTTAGCTAATGTTTGAGAATTAATGTTTTCTATATTTTTTGAATTAAAATCAATTTTGAAACTTAAAATATTTAGAAATTGTAAAAAAGACTTTTTGTAATCAAAAACATCCTTAATCCATGTTTTAGAGTTTAATTCTTTAATTGTCGATATGAAAATGTCATATTTAAAATCATGTGTTACAGTTTCTATAAATTTAAAATCGATTAGTTCTTCAAATTTTTTATGTTCTATATTTTTAATTTGAAAATCTATTTTTGTTATATTTTGTTTTATAGTATTATAAAAAAGCTCTTTTTTATTTTTGGTGTACCAGGAGAAAGCTCTTTTTGTACAATTAATATATTTAATGTGATGAAAGTTGTTTTTAAAGCTATTTTGTCCTTTTTCGAATAAATTCCAAGTAATTAAAGATATTATTATAAAAATCCAATTAATGTCAGGAATTTTATTTATTAATAAAATTAAAGCAGTTCCTACTATCAAGCTGATTCTAAAGAAATTATAGGCTATAATTTTATTTTTAAGAATAGAGTGGTGTATAATGTACTCCAATAATGTTTTCATAATTATAAAATATTTAATTCAGGGATTAAGGTTGCAGCTTCTTTCATTTTTTTATCAATAATTTTGGCATATATCTCTGTAGTTCTAATTTCTTTATGCCCAAGCCTTTTAGATACTGTGTAGATGTCTGCTCCATTCTCTAAAAGTAATACAGCATTGGTGTGACGGGCAGAATGAAAAGTTATGTGCTTGGTAATTCCAGCAAACATACACCAGCGTAAAAGAATTAAATTCATCTGTGCGCTGTAATGTAAATTGACAAAAACTCGGTCGTTTTCATCTTTTCTTTCTCCTAATAATTCTCTGGCTTGTTTAGATAGATATAAATATTCAACTCCATTAGTTTTCTTTTGAGAAAAAACTAATCGATGAATGTCTTTTCCGTCTTCATCTTTTCCTTCGTCTCTAATTTCACTCCATATCATTTTATTTATATCAGACCAACGAATTCCACTTAAACAACTGAATATAAAAGCGGATTTTAATACAGGAATTTTACATTCAGTTTTTGATAGCGCTTGTAGCTCATCAATAGATAAATATTCTCTATGAGTTTCACCCATAGGAATACTTTTAACTTTACTTACAATATTCTCATTGAGGTATCCTTCTTCAAAGGCTGCATTTAAACAAGCTTTAAATTTATTGTAATATGTATGTTTTGTGTTTTGGGCTAGGGGAGAACCGGATTTAGCAACCGCTTTTGTATGTAAGAATTTTTGAAAATTCTTAATAAAATCAATATTTACGTCTTCAAAAGTTGTGTTAATAGAACAGAATTTTTCAATGTGTTTTTCAGCAGCTTCCCAGTTATCGTAATTCTTTTCAGATTGATAGCGTTCTTCTTTTTTTAATCGATAGAACTGAAGAAAACTATGTTTACTTTTATTTCCATTCTGAATTTTATATTTACCCTGGTGGTAATCTGCTTGTCTTATTGAAAGTATTTTTTCAGCTAATTCAAGAGTTTCTTTGTTACTGTCTTTTTCCTTTTTGGATTTAGGATCAATGATTAAATATTTTTTTAAATACTCAAACTCTCGGTTGTGTTTAGACTTTCCATTTTTGTCTATAATTGTACCTTTATAGTATTCTATAAAAAGGCTATATTTACCTGTATTTAGTTTTTTCTTTTTTAAAGTAATTTTCATAGAAGGTGGATTTAATTACACCTCTATTAAAAATTAAGTTTTGAGGTGGATTCTGGCATCCAGAAATCTCCTATAAAAGTAAAGTAAAAGAAAATAATCTCAAAAGGTTTTGTTGTAAAATATTGATTTTAAAGAGTTTGTTTTACTTTAGCTTCCTTTGTTTGACTTATTTACTTTCCAATACAAAAATTCCCAAAAATATGACCCAAAATATCCTTATCAACATCGTACTCGCCTGTAATATTACCAAGATGGCGCAAACACTCTCTAATATCAATAGAAAATAAATCCGTAGAAATTTCTAAATCTATTCCTTCTTGAACAGAAGAAATAGCAATTAGAGCATTGTTTAAAGCCTCAAAATGACGAGAATTGGTAACAATAGTTTCATTATTGCTTAAAGCACCAATATTAACTAAAGAAGTCAATTCGTTTTTAAGTTCGTCAATACCTGTTTTATTTTTAGCAGAAAGTAAAATTAAATCATCAATTTCAGATTGTAATATAGCAGAATCATGACAAGAAAGCGTGTCAATTTTATTCGCAATCACTAACAAACGTTTGTTAGGAAAACGTGTTTTTATGGTTTCAATTTCAGTTAAAAATTCCTCACTAGCGTACGCATATTTATTAGAGTCGATTAAGAAAATAATTAACTGTGCATTTTCTGCTTTTTCATACGCTTTTTTAATACCGATACTTTCTACAACATCTTCAGTTTCTCTAATTCCGGCAGTATCAATAAAACGAAAAGCAACACCATCAATAATCATTTCGTCTTCAATGGCATCTCTGGTAGTACCTGCAATATCAGAAACAATGGCTTTTTCTTCGTTTAAAAGTGTGTTTAATAAGGTAGATTTTCCAACATTTGGTTCTCCTATAATTGCAACCGGAATTCCGTTTTTCATGGCATTTCCAAAAGAAAAACTATCAATTAAACGTTTTAAAACAAAGGTAATTTTAGCTACCAGTTCTTTAAACTTTGTACGGTCTGCAAACTCAACATCTTCACCAGAAAAATCTAATTCTAATTCTATTAAAGCTGCAAAATCTAATAACTGAACGCGTAAATCTTTCAATTCATTGGTAATTCCTCCACGCATTTGCTGAATCGCCATTTGATGACTCGCCGCAGAATTAGAAGCAATAACATCTGCAACAGCTTCTGCCTGACTTAAATCCATCTTACCATTTAAAAAAGCACGCATGGTAAACTCACCATTATCTGCCATTCTACAACCGTTTTGTAAAAATAACTGTATAATTTCTTGCTGAATAAAGCTAGAACCATGGCAAGAAATTTCTACTACATTTTCTCCTGTGTACGAATTCGGATTCTTAAAAACGGATACTAAAACTTCATCTATTAGTATATTGTTTTGTACAATATGGCCTAAGTGAATGGTATGCGATTTCTGATTTTTTAGCGTTTTTCCTTTTTTAATAGATTTAAAAAAAGCATCAACAATAGTAATAGCATTTTCACCAGAAAGTCTAATCACAGAAATTGCACCTACACCAGCAGGGGTTGCTAAGGCAATAATAGTATCGTTTTTAATCATATTGCAAAAATACATAAAGATTTTACAGAAAAATAAAAAGCCCAACACAAATTGTGATGAGCTTTTTAAGTAATTGAGGAAAAATAAAAAACGTTTTAAGAAACTTCTTTCTCTGTAAGTTTATGAATATCTAAGCTTTGGTTTGGTAGAATTTCTAAAGTTCTCATTGGGAATGGGATACTAATATTCTCTTTATCAAAAGCTTGTTTTATTTTTATAATTGCATTACTTTTTCCCCTTAATCGTTCTAGAGCATCTTCAGATTCTATCCAAAACCTGCATAAAAAATTAATAGAACTGTCGCCAAATTCGGTAAAATAAAACTCTACATTTTTACCTAACTTCTCTTGATTAAAAGTATTATTAATCACTTCTTTAGTTAAAGTTTCTACCCTTTCTAAATCGGCACCATATTCTACACCACATTCTAAAGCAATTCTCATTTTTGTAGTAAGTGAGTAATTCTTAAAAGGGTTTTCTAAGATGGTTTTATTTGGTATAACAACCGTATTGTTATCTGCCTCTTTAATAACAAGGTAATTTAAATTGATGTCCATTACTTGGCCTGAATAACCATTTGTTTCAATCCAATTTCCAATATTTAAGTTTTCTCTAAAAGATAAAACAACTCCAGATATGGTGTTAGATAAAGTACCTTGCAGCGCCAAACCAATAACAATACCAGATACACCAGCAGCAGAAATGATTGCTTTTAAAGTGTCATCAAACTTCAATACGGTCATTGCAATATATAAACCTAATAAGAATATAAATGCCGAAGCAACTCTAGAAACCAAATTTCTAACAGATTCTTGTTTAATTTTTTTGCCTAACGTTTTACTTATAAAAGTGTTTATAGCTCTAGAAGCAAAGTAGGCAATAAATATTACCACCAAAGCAATAGCAATATTGGGTATGTTTTTTATAAAAATATCTTTCCAGGTGTCTAGTTTGTTTGTTATCTTATCCATGTTTTGTTTTAATAATTAGTAAAATTTATGTAATCTTTAATGATGAGAAAATTACTATTTTACAAAACTAGTATCTAACTCTGCTTTGGTGTTTTTAGACCAAGCATTTAACATCCAAGAAGATTTTTCTAATTCTCTAATATAAGCCCCAATTAAATCTATAGTACCTTCATCTTTACCTTTATTGGCTCTATCTATAACCTTGCTTAACTGTTCTAGCAATATTTTATGGTCGTTCATTAACTCTGCAACCATCTCTTCATCGGTTAATAAAGAAGAAGATTCTTTAATTCTAGCAACATCTAAATAATCAGACAAGTTACTAATTGGGTGGTGTTTTAATGTTATAATTCTTTCGGCAACTTCATCAATTTTAATTTTGGTATCGTTGTACATTTCTTCAAATTTTACGTGTAAATCAAAGAAGTTTTTACCTAGAATATTCCAATGAAAATTTCTTAATTTTTGGTAATGTAATTGGTAATCTGCCAAAAGCACATTTAATTCTGTTACAATAGGTAATAATTTGTCTTTGTCTATATTTAAGTAGTTCATAATATAATATGTTTTTAAGTTCACTACAAAACTACAACGAATGCTAAGGTTGCTTTTGCTCAAATAGAGTTCATCTTAACTCAAATACCTATTTAACAAAATATTAATATTTAGGTGTTTGTAACATAATTAGCTAAATAACGTCTAATAGGTACACAATTAAAACTTTAAATATAAAAATGAAAGAAGACAAACAGTTATTGGTAATTACACATTTAAGTCAATTATTAGATTTTGTAACCGGTATTGGCGGCTTTATTGTTCCGTTGGTTTTATGGTTAACAAAAAAGGATGAAATTTTTGGAATGGACGCACATGGAAAAGCAATTCTAAATTTTAGAATCTCTATGTTTATTTACCTTTTGCTTTGTATTCCGTTAATATTTTTATTTGGGTTAGGAGTAGTGGGTATGATTGTAATCGGGATTTTCTATCTCATTTTTCCTATTATAAACGCCATAAAAGTAAGTAACAATGAAACACCAAAATATCCTTTTAGCATTACATTTATAAAATAGAAAAAGAGAAGTAATATAGAATTAAAGAATCGCTCATTTGGGCGATTCTTTTTTTTTAATAATTAAGTAAAATATACTGTAGGTATTTTGGGCGTTACCTTTCAGGTCAGGCTTTCCACTATATCTTTTTGTGAAAAACAAAAAGGATGCCGTTTCAATCCTTAACGCAGGCAAATTATCGACTATAAGAAAAATTGATACTGTGTTTTATTTTTGTAAGTGTTTATTTTAATTAACTTAAATTCAATATTTTAAATGTATTCTAGTTAAGTTTTGGTTTAAGTTTTTTTTTGTTGTTCGTAGCGCTGTCTTAGATAAAATATTACCTTTATAAGGACACTTATATCGAGATAAATACCCTTTTAATCACAAAAAAAGAAGCAAAAATTTTAATTAAATTCTAAAATATAAAGGTTAAATGTTTTTAATAATATCCTCATATTCGTAAAAGAAAAGCTCAAATTTAGGCATGGTTTCCATGTAAAACTCAAAACAATCTCTCCAAGAATTTTTATTATAAATACTAAATTTTCCATCAAACGGTACGTAAATTCTATGAATTTTTTTTCCGCTTTCTAGTTCGTATTCATCATTATAAATAACTTCTGGTAACTCATTTTCTAACAAGGTTTTTAAAGACAACATTTGGTCGTAGTAGAGTAGGTTTACCAGTTCATCCGGGTTTTCAATATCCAAACAAACCATTGCTTTTTTTCTTTCGGCAACAAACTTAAAAGAAAATCCTTTTATTTTGGTGTTGTATAATAACCATTTTCTTGGAAAAGATTTCCCAAAACTAGTCCAGAATTCTTTACGTAATTGTGCAGCTTCTTCTTTAGAGAACATTTGTTATTTGTTATTCGGTGTAAATATGTGAGCCTTTTCTGTACTAAAGCCATTAGAAAACCAAGTTCTATAATATAAAAGATCTGTATTAAAACTTGTAGAAATTAAATTGGCTATTACTTCTAATTTGTTGTTGTTAAAATCAGTATTTACTTTATCAATACTTAAAATAATTCCAAAATTATGGTCTTTAGGTACGTTATCATCGCATTCATGTAAAGAGCCAAGTTTATAAGGTTTGCTTATATTGTAATCGATTCCGTTAAAATTAACTTCTGCGTATTCTGTTTCATTCTCGGTATTAAAAGTCATTTGTGGCAATTCTAGTATAAGACTAAGCTTTAGGCAAAATTCTTTTAAACTAAGATCAACAAAAGTAGAAAAATGTTCAATTTTAGAAATATTTTCAATATCCATAATTTGGTATTTATCCGTGAATTTTTGCGGTATTTCCTCTTTCTTTCATCATTTCTGCTTCAAAAGCTAATAATGCATTCCATTTTTTGTCAACAATTTCTTTGTCTTGGTATTCACGAGCAAATTTTAAAAAAGTAGTATAATGTCCTGCTTCAGAAATCATTAAATTGTTGTAGAATTTAGACAATTCTTCATCTTCCATATTTTCAGAAAACACTTTAAAACGCTCACAACTTCTAGCTTCAATTAAGGCAGCTACTAACAAACGCTGAATTAAAGCATCTGTTCTGTCTTTTGTTTTGTTAAAGAATTTTTGCAAACGAATAGCATAATCATTCTTTTGCTCACGTCCCAATACCATTCCGCGTTTTACCATTAATAAATGTACCATTTTAAAGTGCTGCATTTCTTCAATAGCAATATTGCTCATTTCTTTTACCAACTCTGTTTCTTCTGAGTAGTTAATGATAATAGAAACTGCATTAGAAGCTGCTTTTTGCTCTAAAAAAGCATGATCTGTAAGTATTTGTTGTAAATTATCTTTGGCAATTTCTGCCCAAGAAGTTGCTGTTTCAAACTGTAATCCTAACATATTAATTATATTGTTTTTTGTAACCCCATACCAAAATAAGCTAGGGCTTTAATTTCTTTAACACTCGCTAATCGTTCGTTACCAAATATTAAAAGTCCTTTTTCGGTAGCAGAAATATGATATTGTTTATTGCTTTCAAAGAACAAAATTAATTCATCTGTAAAAAAGGTTCTAATTTTTTCTTCATTTTTTCCTGCTAAATAAAAACGTTTACTAAAATCCGGATGGTTATCAATGTCAATATCCTTATAACCTGCAAATTCTAAAAGATATTCAAACAAACCTTCTCTATCTAATGTAAAGTTAGGTACCTGTTTTAAAGGATGAATATGTAACATGGTTGTTTTAATCACTTGTTTAGCAATCATTGCACCTTCTGTAAAATGAACATCAAAAATGGTACAATCTTCATTAGAAAGTACATTAGAAACTTTATCTATATGGCGTGTTTTAAAATATCCAAAAGTTGGTAACTCTTGCATTTCTAATGGTGAGTTTGCATAATATTTCCAATGCATTGTTTCACTAATTAACTGTATGTTTTTTTGTCTTTTAGTTAAAACATTTACTTTAGTGCTGCTTTTTGCAGGTAAAGATTTTCGCAGTGCAAACGGATGTTCACTTCCAGATTTAGAATCGTCTAAACCAATTACTTCAAAATGCCCACCTTTTCTGTGAAAGGATGCTGTGTAATTACTCATGTTTTCCATTACAGAATGATCTACAAAATCACACAAAGAAAAATCGATAATAGCTTCTTCAGATTCCGGAATTTGGTCTAATTTGGTTTTTAGTTTTGTATAATTTAAAAAGCTAGAAAAATTCTTTACGCTTACATAATACTTATCATCTTCTTTAAACATTAAAACATTTGGTTTTAAAACATTTTTTAAGAATAAAAAGATATTTTTATTGATGATTACATGAATAATAAAAGTGCTTAAAATACCTACAACAATTCCTGTAATTAAACTTGTTAAAATAGTTGTAAATAAGGTGATTAGAAAAATAATTAACTGTTCAGAACCAATACTAAAAACCTTTTTTATATTGTCTGGAGATGCTAGTTTATACCCTGTAAAAACTAAAATAGCAGCCAATGCAGGTAAAGGAATTTTACGTAATTCGGTAGCAAATAATAAAATAAAAGCAATTAAAAAGGTAGCATGAAAAAAGTTTGAAGACCTATTTGTTCCTTTATTATTTACATTTACAGAACTTCTTGCAATAACGGCAACTACATTTAATCCGCCTAAAAAACCACTAATAACAGTGGCTAAACCCAAAGCACGTATGTCTTTATTTACATTAGATCGTCTTTTTAATGGATCTAATTTATCAACAGCTTTAATACTTAGTAAACTTTCTATACTGGCAATTAACGTAATGGATATCACCACATTTATAAAACTTGCATGGGTTATTTTACCAAAATCTGGAAAAGCAAAATTAGAAAGTACATCATTTGGCAATGCTATTAATAAACTTTTATCAATTGGGTAATCTGCTATAGA
The nucleotide sequence above comes from Polaribacter butkevichii. Encoded proteins:
- a CDS encoding helix-turn-helix domain-containing protein, whose product is MVSPELINRLERIEKLLLFNKKVLTIEEAADLTGYKPSYLYKLTSAKEIPHSKPNGGSIFFNKEKLESWMLQNEVKSKQDLESEALSYTLKNRKS
- the mnmE gene encoding tRNA uridine-5-carboxymethylaminomethyl(34) synthesis GTPase MnmE translates to MIKNDTIIALATPAGVGAISVIRLSGENAITIVDAFFKSIKKGKTLKNQKSHTIHLGHIVQNNILIDEVLVSVFKNPNSYTGENVVEISCHGSSFIQQEIIQLFLQNGCRMADNGEFTMRAFLNGKMDLSQAEAVADVIASNSAASHQMAIQQMRGGITNELKDLRVQLLDFAALIELELDFSGEDVEFADRTKFKELVAKITFVLKRLIDSFSFGNAMKNGIPVAIIGEPNVGKSTLLNTLLNEEKAIVSDIAGTTRDAIEDEMIIDGVAFRFIDTAGIRETEDVVESIGIKKAYEKAENAQLIIFLIDSNKYAYASEEFLTEIETIKTRFPNKRLLVIANKIDTLSCHDSAILQSEIDDLILLSAKNKTGIDELKNELTSLVNIGALSNNETIVTNSRHFEALNNALIAISSVQEGIDLEISTDLFSIDIRECLRHLGNITGEYDVDKDILGHIFGNFCIGK
- a CDS encoding Dps family protein, whose amino-acid sequence is MNYLNIDKDKLLPIVTELNVLLADYQLHYQKLRNFHWNILGKNFFDLHVKFEEMYNDTKIKIDEVAERIITLKHHPISNLSDYLDVARIKESSSLLTDEEMVAELMNDHKILLEQLSKVIDRANKGKDEGTIDLIGAYIRELEKSSWMLNAWSKNTKAELDTSFVK
- a CDS encoding site-specific integrase, which encodes MKITLKKKKLNTGKYSLFIEYYKGTIIDKNGKSKHNREFEYLKKYLIIDPKSKKEKDSNKETLELAEKILSIRQADYHQGKYKIQNGNKSKHSFLQFYRLKKEERYQSEKNYDNWEAAEKHIEKFCSINTTFEDVNIDFIKNFQKFLHTKAVAKSGSPLAQNTKHTYYNKFKACLNAAFEEGYLNENIVSKVKSIPMGETHREYLSIDELQALSKTECKIPVLKSAFIFSCLSGIRWSDINKMIWSEIRDEGKDEDGKDIHRLVFSQKKTNGVEYLYLSKQARELLGERKDENDRVFVNLHYSAQMNLILLRWCMFAGITKHITFHSARHTNAVLLLENGADIYTVSKRLGHKEIRTTEIYAKIIDKKMKEAATLIPELNIL
- a CDS encoding tRNA-(ms[2]io[6]A)-hydroxylase, producing MLGLQFETATSWAEIAKDNLQQILTDHAFLEQKAASNAVSIIINYSEETELVKEMSNIAIEEMQHFKMVHLLMVKRGMVLGREQKNDYAIRLQKFFNKTKDRTDALIQRLLVAALIEARSCERFKVFSENMEDEELSKFYNNLMISEAGHYTTFLKFAREYQDKEIVDKKWNALLAFEAEMMKERGNTAKIHG
- a CDS encoding DUF4268 domain-containing protein; amino-acid sequence: MFSKEEAAQLRKEFWTSFGKSFPRKWLLYNTKIKGFSFKFVAERKKAMVCLDIENPDELVNLLYYDQMLSLKTLLENELPEVIYNDEYELESGKKIHRIYVPFDGKFSIYNKNSWRDCFEFYMETMPKFELFFYEYEDIIKNI
- a CDS encoding mechanosensitive ion channel family protein is translated as MDKITNKLDTWKDIFIKNIPNIAIALVVIFIAYFASRAINTFISKTLGKKIKQESVRNLVSRVASAFIFLLGLYIAMTVLKFDDTLKAIISAAGVSGIVIGLALQGTLSNTISGVVLSFRENLNIGNWIETNGYSGQVMDINLNYLVIKEADNNTVVIPNKTILENPFKNYSLTTKMRIALECGVEYGADLERVETLTKEVINNTFNQEKLGKNVEFYFTEFGDSSINFLCRFWIESEDALERLRGKSNAIIKIKQAFDKENISIPFPMRTLEILPNQSLDIHKLTEKEVS
- a CDS encoding DUF4870 domain-containing protein, producing the protein MKEDKQLLVITHLSQLLDFVTGIGGFIVPLVLWLTKKDEIFGMDAHGKAILNFRISMFIYLLLCIPLIFLFGLGVVGMIVIGIFYLIFPIINAIKVSNNETPKYPFSITFIK
- a CDS encoding SulP family inorganic anion transporter, yielding MPKKNTFKTFLSDIPQNLFSGFVVSLIALPLGLGLALASGAPPISGVIAAVIGGIVVSIIGGSNVTITGPGNGLVVVILGAITTLGEGDMHQGFLYTLAAVVISGVIMILLGFLRMGSLGDFFPASAIQGMLAAIGIGIFAKQIHVMLGNLDAKGSIIELLIQVPEGILNLIKTDNSSMFYAGLVGIGSLLIMIFYGKIRNRYLRLIPAPMWIVVLSVGMYYYYDLVSIADYPIDKSLLIALPNDVLSNFAFPDFGKITHASFINVVISITLIASIESLLSIKAVDKLDPLKRRSNVNKDIRALGLATVISGFLGGLNVVAVIARSSVNVNNKGTNRSSNFFHATFLIAFILLFATELRKIPLPALAAILVFTGYKLASPDNIKKVFSIGSEQLIIFLITLFTTILTSLITGIVVGILSTFIIHVIINKNIFLFLKNVLKPNVLMFKEDDKYYVSVKNFSSFLNYTKLKTKLDQIPESEEAIIDFSLCDFVDHSVMENMSNYTASFHRKGGHFEVIGLDDSKSGSEHPFALRKSLPAKSSTKVNVLTKRQKNIQLISETMHWKYYANSPLEMQELPTFGYFKTRHIDKVSNVLSNEDCTIFDVHFTEGAMIAKQVIKTTMLHIHPLKQVPNFTLDREGLFEYLLEFAGYKDIDIDNHPDFSKRFYLAGKNEEKIRTFFTDELILFFESNKQYHISATEKGLLIFGNERLASVKEIKALAYFGMGLQKTI
- a CDS encoding helix-turn-helix domain-containing protein — translated: MNNVRNNIRKNFTIAPNELINDNNITDRARFLFIYMSSKPHDWVYYNRQLSNALNYSIDTLRKYLKELIVSGWIIKEKQKRKSGKFTSNTYILNSEPVMILPCRKNTDTVNFCDGKNKTLSNKEYTKKENIKRKNLII